A region of Paenibacillus sp. JNUCC-31 DNA encodes the following proteins:
- a CDS encoding GNAT family N-acetyltransferase, producing MLDLWQESARWLNSKEIYQWRPEYFNLEQVNEFMTDGSDVYLAEINHEIVGTYSLTWSDPLIWEELDNTNSGYIHRFAVNRDFRGQNIGLLLLKSAEENIRHKGKTLIRLDCMADNLRLNQYYKDYGFQYIRRMKQGNWSASLYEKR from the coding sequence GTGTTGGACCTATGGCAAGAGTCTGCCCGGTGGCTGAACTCCAAAGAGATCTATCAATGGCGTCCTGAGTATTTCAATTTGGAACAAGTGAATGAATTCATGACGGATGGATCTGACGTATATCTTGCTGAGATAAATCATGAAATCGTAGGGACGTATAGCTTAACGTGGTCAGATCCCCTGATTTGGGAAGAGCTCGACAACACCAATTCCGGGTACATACACCGATTCGCAGTGAATAGAGATTTTAGAGGGCAAAATATAGGGCTACTCCTACTAAAATCAGCAGAAGAGAACATTAGGCATAAAGGCAAGACCTTGATCAGGCTGGATTGCATGGCAGATAACCTGAGACTTAATCAATACTATAAGGACTATGGATTCCAATACATCCGCAGAATGAAACAAGGGAACTGGAGTGCCAGTCTGTATGAAAAAAGATGA
- a CDS encoding ABC transporter permease: protein MYLAIREMRFAKGRYALIATIMVLVSFLVLFVTGLAQGLAYDNAASIKNMAATHFVLEQDSNHRFTRSQLGQDELEQARSVVGQENAEPLGVKMTTVSPAGDTKKIDVTLFMVNPEGWLAPTVTEGSPITDLKDGQVVVDQKLSESGVTIGTVLVDQASGTEWTVGGFVENESFSHSPVVFLNEQEWLAIQEGSRTSQGKVDSNAPVYSAIAVKDEGEKVDSLSTALPNTEVITKSDAVSAIPGYKEEQGSLLMMIAFLFVISAFVLAVFFYVITIQKTSQFGILKAIGTRNSYLAGSVSLQVLLLSVGSLVISVLLVQLFESILPASMPFQLGLSTLALTCVLFVIMSMAGSLFSVWKVTKIDALDAIGRTAA, encoded by the coding sequence ATGTATTTGGCTATTAGGGAAATGAGATTTGCCAAAGGGCGGTATGCGTTAATTGCTACAATCATGGTGCTTGTTTCATTTCTGGTTTTATTTGTTACAGGTCTAGCACAGGGGCTGGCGTATGACAACGCGGCTTCGATCAAAAATATGGCAGCAACCCATTTTGTTCTGGAGCAGGATTCGAATCATCGTTTTACCCGGTCCCAGTTGGGGCAGGATGAGCTTGAACAGGCGCGCTCCGTGGTAGGTCAAGAGAACGCTGAGCCGCTGGGTGTGAAAATGACAACAGTCAGTCCAGCTGGTGACACGAAGAAGATTGATGTAACACTATTCATGGTGAACCCGGAAGGCTGGCTGGCTCCAACCGTAACGGAAGGCTCTCCAATCACGGATCTGAAAGACGGGCAGGTTGTGGTGGATCAAAAGCTGTCTGAATCCGGCGTGACCATTGGAACGGTATTGGTCGATCAAGCGTCGGGAACGGAGTGGACCGTGGGCGGATTTGTGGAAAATGAGTCCTTCAGTCACTCACCGGTTGTGTTCCTGAACGAGCAGGAATGGCTCGCTATTCAAGAAGGCTCCCGAACTTCGCAAGGAAAAGTAGACTCCAATGCGCCTGTATATAGTGCGATTGCCGTTAAAGATGAAGGCGAGAAGGTAGACAGCCTCAGTACCGCTTTGCCGAATACGGAAGTGATTACGAAGTCCGATGCGGTATCGGCCATTCCTGGGTACAAAGAAGAGCAGGGCTCGCTGCTCATGATGATTGCCTTTTTATTTGTCATCTCGGCGTTTGTGCTTGCGGTATTTTTCTACGTCATCACGATTCAGAAAACGAGTCAATTTGGCATTTTGAAAGCCATTGGAACACGGAATTCGTATCTGGCTGGCAGTGTCTCATTACAAGTATTGCTTCTGTCCGTCGGCAGTCTGGTGATTAGTGTTCTGCTGGTTCAGCTATTTGAATCCATCTTGCCAGCTTCAATGCCGTTTCAATTAGGCTTGTCCACCCTGGCACTAACCTGCGTGTTGTTCGTGATAATGTCTATGGCAGGTTCGTTATTCTCGGTGTGGAAGGTGACCAAAATTGATGCGCTTGATGCGATTGGGAGGACAGCAGCATGA
- a CDS encoding GNAT family N-acetyltransferase — protein sequence MLLSYHPMKIADAEKIVTWKYEEEYAMYSFSESNEDIQELMKGEYFSVLDELERVVGFICCGESARVPGGTLIGLYQEEGYLDIGLGLDPDLTGQKLGSVFLKQSLAFLQNQFHSSHFRLVVATFNERAIKVYERIGFKRDKEFYSKVHDEDMLFISMKLEMPCYSFEEITEQDLTEVREIYNYYVSNTTISFHTEELTLEEIKASVMNKNPRFKSFVIKEEDEIQGYVLITQYKSKQAYDFSGEVTIYLKPDIVGKGIGGTALRFIEDVAREQGFYTLIATVCMENTRSKSLFEKHGYEQCAMFKDVGYKFDRRLDIGSFQKVL from the coding sequence ATGCTTTTATCCTATCATCCAATGAAAATAGCTGATGCAGAAAAAATCGTTACCTGGAAGTATGAAGAGGAATACGCGATGTACAGTTTCTCTGAATCCAATGAAGATATTCAAGAATTAATGAAAGGGGAGTACTTTTCAGTCCTGGATGAACTGGAGAGGGTAGTAGGATTTATTTGTTGTGGGGAATCAGCACGTGTACCGGGAGGAACCTTAATCGGACTGTATCAAGAAGAAGGATATCTGGATATAGGCCTTGGATTAGATCCAGATCTGACAGGGCAAAAGCTAGGATCGGTATTCCTTAAACAAAGTTTAGCATTCTTGCAAAACCAATTTCATAGTTCTCATTTTCGACTGGTGGTTGCCACATTCAACGAACGAGCAATTAAAGTGTATGAGCGGATAGGCTTTAAAAGAGATAAGGAGTTTTATAGCAAAGTGCATGACGAGGACATGTTATTTATCAGTATGAAACTGGAAATGCCCTGCTACTCTTTTGAAGAAATAACGGAGCAGGATTTGACTGAAGTCAGAGAAATATATAATTACTACGTTTCCAACACGACTATCTCGTTTCATACCGAAGAATTGACTCTGGAAGAAATTAAAGCATCTGTCATGAACAAAAATCCTCGTTTTAAATCGTTTGTCATTAAAGAAGAGGACGAAATTCAAGGGTATGTGCTAATTACCCAATACAAGAGCAAACAAGCCTATGACTTCTCGGGAGAAGTAACCATTTATTTGAAACCGGATATTGTAGGGAAGGGCATTGGTGGAACGGCACTGCGATTTATAGAGGATGTTGCGCGCGAGCAAGGGTTCTACACCTTGATTGCTACGGTATGCATGGAAAACACACGCAGCAAGTCTCTGTTCGAAAAGCATGGATATGAGCAATGTGCGATGTTTAAAGACGTGGGATATAAATTTGATCGCAGATTGGATATTGGTAGTTTCCAAAAGGTGTTGTAA
- a CDS encoding MBL fold metallo-hydrolase: MLNQLSDSIYYMSNDNVRERPVLGLVCGEKHSLVIDGGNSVQHARDFIEEIRCLDVPPVQYVVITHAHWDHFLGMNEFGATIIVNRLTNKRLNDWRSFSFDDQSLREYVDADIISAHCMEIIQAEIPTRKSFLLDKPGIVFKDSLHIDLGNKLCMLERIQSTHTDDSTIVYIPDEKTIFLGDSPYGTTTDKLFHFKQSLLDPMIRDMQMYDAEHFILGHESICDQEEMDIFWRELTTSCRAVTSTSLEQAITSFEKEQLREPNGNELFFLKAFVNDQLLQAQKK, from the coding sequence ATGTTAAATCAATTAAGCGATTCCATTTATTATATGTCCAACGATAATGTTAGAGAAAGACCGGTACTAGGCTTGGTGTGTGGGGAAAAACATAGTCTGGTGATCGATGGTGGAAATTCGGTTCAACATGCTAGAGACTTTATCGAGGAAATTCGATGCTTAGATGTGCCTCCCGTTCAGTATGTGGTTATTACGCATGCACATTGGGATCATTTTTTGGGAATGAATGAATTCGGTGCGACGATCATCGTTAATCGGTTAACGAATAAGCGCTTGAACGACTGGAGATCTTTTTCCTTCGATGATCAGTCACTTCGTGAGTATGTAGATGCCGATATAATCAGCGCGCATTGTATGGAAATTATACAGGCGGAGATCCCGACGAGAAAATCATTTCTACTAGATAAGCCCGGTATCGTCTTTAAAGATTCCCTCCACATTGATCTGGGGAACAAGCTCTGTATGCTGGAGAGGATTCAAAGTACGCACACGGATGATTCAACAATTGTTTATATTCCTGATGAGAAGACTATTTTTCTCGGAGATAGTCCTTATGGAACAACAACGGATAAATTGTTTCATTTTAAGCAATCCTTGCTAGACCCCATGATACGAGACATGCAGATGTATGATGCTGAGCATTTCATTCTCGGACACGAGTCTATCTGTGATCAGGAAGAGATGGATATATTCTGGAGGGAGCTTACAACCAGTTGCAGAGCGGTGACATCTACTTCCTTGGAGCAGGCGATAACATCTTTTGAAAAGGAACAGCTGCGGGAGCCTAATGGGAATGAACTCTTCTTCTTGAAAGCATTTGTTAATGATCAACTGTTACAGGCACAGAAGAAATAG
- a CDS encoding DUF4275 family protein, which translates to MMIRDEINELLDALPDHELNVVYSRIELVHRKYMYNKNLEDKGVLVTELCEESEEMIQKWDNTFAKNIRKEVKEAIYYSQYKWHMFSYEKQDCLTDDEARDAFNAEDKNELYVMYQHTPFIQVFQNADKVIAEDFDSEQDIYIFDQAFTWTYVHTHESRCGPYFYKMK; encoded by the coding sequence ATGATGATTAGAGATGAAATTAATGAGCTGCTGGATGCTCTACCGGACCACGAACTGAATGTGGTGTACTCGCGAATCGAGCTTGTGCACCGCAAATATATGTATAACAAAAATTTGGAGGACAAGGGAGTCCTTGTGACTGAATTGTGCGAGGAATCCGAAGAAATGATACAGAAATGGGATAATACATTTGCCAAGAACATCAGGAAAGAGGTAAAAGAGGCCATCTATTATAGCCAGTACAAGTGGCATATGTTCAGTTATGAGAAACAGGATTGCCTAACAGACGATGAAGCACGAGATGCTTTCAATGCCGAAGATAAAAATGAATTGTATGTCATGTACCAACACACGCCATTCATACAGGTATTTCAGAATGCGGATAAGGTCATTGCAGAAGATTTTGATTCGGAACAGGACATTTATATTTTTGACCAAGCGTTCACGTGGACGTATGTACATACCCATGAATCCAGGTGCGGACCGTATTTTTATAAAATGAAGTAA
- a CDS encoding cation diffusion facilitator family transporter yields the protein MSEHHHNHDHGHNHAHTNNKKVLLFSFIIITVYMIVEAVGGYITNSLALISDAGHMLSDSIALGIALLAFTFGEKAVNSGKTYGYRRFEILAATLNGITLIAIALYIFYEAIGRFINPPEVATVGMLIISIIGLLINVLVAWIMMRGSDTEKNLNMRGAYLHVISDMLGSVGAIAAALLMMFFGWGWADPLASVIVAALVLRSGFYVTKSSLHILMEGTPANVDVNELVETIKQVDGVKGVHDVHVWSITSNLNALTAHIVVDGTMDVYASEILVQKIEHMLEHKEIKHVTLQVESEKHLHDTSVLCTVKGDAPDAHAHHNH from the coding sequence ATGTCTGAACATCACCACAATCACGACCATGGACACAATCATGCTCACACGAACAACAAGAAAGTACTATTGTTTTCCTTCATCATTATTACCGTTTATATGATTGTTGAAGCCGTTGGCGGATATATCACGAACAGTTTGGCGCTCATCTCCGATGCAGGTCATATGCTGTCTGATTCGATAGCTTTGGGAATCGCTTTGCTGGCGTTCACCTTTGGCGAAAAAGCGGTGAACTCAGGCAAAACGTACGGGTACAGACGCTTTGAGATTCTCGCAGCCACGTTAAACGGAATCACGTTAATCGCCATCGCGCTCTACATTTTCTACGAAGCGATTGGTCGATTTATCAACCCGCCAGAAGTCGCAACCGTAGGTATGTTGATCATCAGTATCATTGGACTGCTCATCAATGTTCTGGTGGCCTGGATTATGATGCGAGGGAGCGATACGGAGAAAAACCTGAATATGCGCGGTGCTTATCTACATGTCATCAGTGATATGTTGGGATCGGTTGGGGCCATTGCAGCGGCTTTGCTGATGATGTTCTTTGGCTGGGGTTGGGCCGATCCACTTGCGAGTGTAATTGTCGCGGCACTGGTATTGCGTAGTGGATTCTATGTCACCAAATCATCCCTGCATATCTTAATGGAAGGTACTCCGGCCAATGTGGATGTGAATGAGCTGGTGGAGACCATCAAACAAGTGGATGGCGTCAAAGGCGTACACGATGTGCATGTCTGGTCCATCACCAGTAACCTGAACGCGCTGACTGCTCATATTGTCGTAGATGGAACGATGGATGTCTATGCATCCGAGATCCTGGTTCAGAAGATTGAACATATGCTGGAGCATAAAGAAATCAAACATGTGACGCTCCAGGTGGAGTCCGAGAAACATCTGCATGATACCTCGGTGCTATGTACGGTCAAAGGCGACGCACCAGATGCCCACGCGCATCATAACCATTGA
- a CDS encoding sensor histidine kinase, with protein sequence MRSLYFRVFMITIAVILVSAMLGFLLSNIYYHAKLKSFNDEKLVSIATQMKQFVEQEPATVEHYLNNAAALGYEIYVTDGKGYDQFYGREFRQKDLDKQAVDQVLSGEIYHGVAEFPSKPFITGFFDNQLSNTVGVQLQMGNARYALFMRPDIILQFGELRIFFALIGAFTVGISILLFIISTRYLVNPIERLSEATKRIAQGNYNLKLRTTRRDEIGQLARHFMTMSRELERVDQARQQFVSNVSHEIQSPLTSIQGFAQLVGDRALPEQEREHYASIIEEESRHLSLLSKQLLLLSSLEQGHEDLTKVRFSLRDQFRQAVQVLQWQLEEKELLLRISVPESIKLCGDEVLLMQVWMNLLGNAVNHLPQGRSIEIHAEETNAQCVIHIQDTGDGIAAEHLPFLFDRFYRVDRARERSSGGTGLGLAIVQKIIRIHEGTIEVASSAEGTVFTVTLPQM encoded by the coding sequence TTGAGATCACTGTACTTTCGGGTGTTCATGATTACAATCGCGGTGATTCTGGTCAGCGCCATGCTGGGTTTTCTTTTATCCAATATTTATTATCATGCGAAGTTAAAGTCTTTCAATGACGAGAAGTTAGTTAGCATTGCAACGCAAATGAAGCAGTTTGTGGAGCAGGAACCCGCTACGGTAGAGCATTACCTGAACAATGCCGCAGCGCTCGGCTACGAAATATATGTGACGGATGGAAAAGGGTATGACCAATTCTATGGCCGTGAATTCCGCCAGAAGGATCTGGACAAGCAGGCTGTAGATCAGGTATTAAGTGGTGAGATATACCACGGCGTCGCCGAGTTTCCCAGCAAACCTTTCATTACCGGGTTCTTTGATAATCAATTGAGCAATACCGTTGGTGTTCAGCTACAGATGGGCAATGCTCGTTATGCCTTATTTATGCGGCCGGATATCATTTTGCAATTTGGTGAACTACGTATCTTTTTTGCGCTGATTGGAGCATTTACGGTGGGCATTAGCATTCTGCTCTTTATAATCAGTACCCGCTATTTGGTGAATCCGATTGAACGTCTGTCCGAGGCGACCAAGCGCATTGCCCAAGGAAACTATAATCTGAAATTACGTACCACGCGGCGTGACGAGATTGGGCAGCTGGCCCGGCATTTCATGACCATGAGTCGTGAGTTGGAACGGGTAGATCAGGCGCGTCAGCAGTTTGTATCCAACGTATCACATGAAATTCAATCTCCGCTGACCTCCATTCAGGGTTTTGCCCAACTGGTAGGAGATCGGGCTCTGCCTGAACAGGAACGGGAGCACTACGCCTCTATTATTGAGGAGGAGAGTCGCCATCTCTCGTTGCTGAGTAAACAGTTGCTGCTCCTGTCCTCCCTGGAACAAGGTCATGAGGATTTGACCAAAGTGAGATTCTCTCTGCGAGATCAGTTTCGCCAAGCGGTTCAGGTGCTGCAATGGCAGCTGGAAGAAAAGGAACTGCTGTTACGAATTTCGGTGCCCGAATCCATCAAGCTATGTGGCGATGAAGTATTGCTCATGCAGGTATGGATGAATCTGCTGGGTAATGCGGTGAATCATCTTCCACAGGGGAGAAGCATCGAGATTCATGCCGAGGAGACCAACGCCCAGTGCGTGATCCATATTCAGGATACAGGGGACGGGATTGCTGCGGAGCATCTGCCTTTCCTGTTCGACCGCTTCTATCGGGTGGACCGTGCGCGTGAGCGTTCTTCTGGCGGAACCGGGCTTGGTCTTGCCATTGTGCAGAAAATTATCCGAATCCATGAGGGCACGATCGAGGTTGCCAGTTCAGCTGAAGGAACAGTCTTTACGGTGACGCTGCCCCAAATGTAA
- a CDS encoding ABC transporter ATP-binding protein gives MRNRLVLQGITQTFEDGGVKRTILDKLDLKVAEGELVAVMGPSGSGKSTFLSIAGALLEPTEGQVLLDGASIMGKNKQDISDVRLQQLGFIFQSANLIPYLKVEEQLMVVAKLAGTDKTKAAKRVDELLDTVGLSHRRKAYAEKLSGGERQRVAIARALMNDPAVLLADEPTASLDAERGLDIVSMIARLVKEQGKSAVMVTHDERILPLCDRVLFLENGKLVHH, from the coding sequence ATGAGAAACCGACTGGTATTGCAGGGAATTACACAGACTTTTGAAGATGGTGGAGTCAAACGGACGATATTGGATAAGTTGGATCTTAAGGTGGCCGAAGGAGAACTCGTCGCGGTCATGGGGCCTTCCGGCTCAGGCAAAAGTACATTTCTGTCCATCGCAGGTGCACTCCTTGAACCGACGGAAGGACAGGTTCTGCTGGATGGTGCATCGATTATGGGCAAAAACAAACAGGACATATCCGATGTGCGGCTCCAGCAGCTCGGGTTTATTTTTCAAAGCGCCAATCTCATTCCGTATCTGAAAGTGGAAGAACAACTAATGGTGGTTGCCAAACTTGCCGGGACGGACAAAACCAAGGCGGCGAAGCGAGTCGATGAGCTGCTGGATACGGTAGGCTTATCGCATCGGCGTAAGGCATATGCCGAGAAGCTTTCCGGCGGGGAACGCCAGCGGGTTGCCATTGCCAGAGCATTGATGAATGATCCGGCCGTCCTGCTCGCGGACGAACCGACTGCCAGTTTGGATGCGGAACGTGGACTGGATATTGTGAGCATGATTGCACGGCTCGTGAAGGAGCAGGGCAAGAGTGCAGTCATGGTTACACATGATGAGCGGATTTTGCCGCTATGTGATCGGGTTCTCTTTTTGGAAAACGGGAAACTGGTACACCATTAG
- a CDS encoding NUDIX hydrolase produces the protein MKTLDREHFPALSTSIHWGIVKAEFRLNDIVDETLVSNVSIIPFVGEQVVVFQIDNGKWELPGGTLEVGEKYMDGLQREVMEELGAKLVTYQVFGQFHCMSSAPEPYRPHIPHPHFVRLIGYGEVELVGQPLNPMDGEQVIAVEVVEIGEAIRRFEEQNRYDIAEMYRLAYLLREEANGE, from the coding sequence ATGAAGACTCTGGATCGGGAACACTTCCCGGCGCTCAGCACATCGATTCACTGGGGAATTGTTAAAGCGGAGTTTAGATTAAACGACATCGTGGATGAAACGCTGGTAAGCAATGTGAGTATCATCCCGTTTGTCGGGGAACAAGTGGTTGTTTTTCAGATCGATAACGGAAAATGGGAGCTGCCCGGAGGAACGTTGGAGGTAGGAGAGAAGTATATGGATGGACTGCAACGTGAAGTGATGGAGGAGCTCGGAGCCAAGTTGGTCACGTATCAGGTGTTTGGACAATTTCATTGCATGTCGAGTGCACCTGAGCCGTATAGACCGCATATTCCACATCCTCATTTTGTAAGACTTATTGGTTATGGAGAAGTTGAACTCGTGGGCCAACCGCTGAATCCGATGGATGGGGAACAGGTGATTGCTGTAGAGGTTGTGGAGATTGGTGAAGCGATCAGGAGATTTGAAGAACAGAATAGATATGATATTGCGGAAATGTACCGATTGGCCTATTTGTTGCGAGAAGAAGCAAACGGTGAGTAG
- a CDS encoding response regulator transcription factor translates to MKHLLLADDDANIRALLRHVMTKEGYRVHEAQDGLEAVKIMQATPIDLAILDVMMPGMDGLELCDFIRQHYDIPIMLLTARDQLSDKRDGYLRGTDEYVTKPFEPEELVYRVKALFRRYHRTSSDIIRMNRIVIDRNNVEVSDGQSILFLPMKEFELLSQLAQFPGRLFSRDELIRLVWGADYEGDDRTVDVHIKRLRDRFADYADDFVIQTVRGIGYKIEVKAH, encoded by the coding sequence ATGAAGCATCTGCTTCTGGCGGACGACGATGCCAATATTAGAGCACTCCTCCGGCATGTCATGACCAAGGAAGGGTATCGGGTGCATGAAGCACAGGATGGGTTGGAAGCAGTCAAGATAATGCAAGCAACGCCGATTGATCTGGCGATCCTGGATGTAATGATGCCAGGCATGGACGGACTGGAGTTATGTGATTTTATTCGCCAACATTATGACATTCCGATTATGCTGCTAACTGCACGAGATCAGCTATCGGATAAACGGGATGGGTACTTGAGAGGTACGGATGAGTATGTGACGAAGCCTTTTGAGCCCGAGGAACTGGTCTACCGGGTTAAGGCATTATTTCGCCGATACCATCGCACGTCCAGTGATATCATTCGCATGAATCGCATCGTGATTGACCGGAACAACGTGGAGGTCTCCGATGGGCAATCGATTCTCTTTTTGCCAATGAAGGAGTTCGAGCTGCTCTCCCAGCTGGCACAGTTTCCGGGTCGTTTATTCTCGCGAGATGAACTCATTCGGCTCGTCTGGGGAGCGGATTACGAAGGAGATGACCGCACCGTGGATGTGCATATCAAGCGGCTGCGTGATCGTTTTGCCGATTATGCGGATGATTTTGTCATTCAGACGGTACGGGGGATTGGTTATAAGATTGAGGTGAAAGCGCATTGA
- a CDS encoding SHOCT domain-containing protein, whose amino-acid sequence MKALSIISLIWYILNFLLIAVFFLDDSPESSDSAAGMGILAVLYALLFSILALIISGKRKKAPVNVHEQLLQLGELKEKNIISEYEFDQKKEKLLSRYK is encoded by the coding sequence TTGAAAGCACTATCGATCATCAGCCTTATTTGGTACATACTTAATTTTTTATTAATAGCAGTTTTTTTTCTAGACGATTCACCAGAAAGTTCGGATTCCGCAGCAGGAATGGGAATCCTTGCTGTCTTATATGCTCTGCTTTTCTCCATTCTAGCCTTGATTATATCTGGCAAGAGAAAAAAGGCCCCTGTGAATGTACATGAACAACTGCTACAGTTGGGTGAATTAAAAGAGAAAAATATCATATCGGAATATGAATTCGATCAGAAGAAAGAGAAGTTACTCTCCAGATACAAGTAG
- a CDS encoding RNA polymerase alpha subunit C-terminal domain-containing protein → MANDKGTLRTCEHGHSYYKSSDCPTCPVCEKERKPKEGFLSLLSAPARRALENQGITTLQKLSQYTEKEILKLHGIGPSTIPKLRQALEEEGLSFNK, encoded by the coding sequence ATGGCAAACGATAAAGGAACATTAAGAACATGCGAACACGGGCATTCCTATTACAAAAGTAGCGATTGTCCAACCTGTCCGGTCTGTGAGAAGGAACGGAAACCGAAAGAGGGATTTCTCTCATTGCTGTCGGCACCCGCTAGACGTGCACTGGAGAATCAGGGAATTACGACGTTGCAAAAACTCTCGCAATACACAGAAAAAGAGATTCTGAAGCTGCACGGGATTGGGCCTTCTACGATCCCCAAACTTCGACAAGCACTCGAAGAAGAGGGATTATCTTTTAATAAATAA
- a CDS encoding alpha/beta fold hydrolase codes for MCKRSIKIFRRTMLSILLLVIIALIFPTWTPGIKGENSISTLGQVEINGVGHEVMIRGVDRNNPILLFVHGGPGCSEIPYVRKYQQELEQHFTIVHYDQRGSGKSYHFMEDYSDVTSDVLVDDLLALTDYVTAELGQRKVTLVGHSFGTYIGTKAAAKAPEKFVAYIGIGQVADTVQSELDSLNYTIAQAKQADSTADVESLERLRGPIERGEQYTPRKLVRKYGGAARLIDDNRDYMLGFLLGTEYNALDVIRYSMGVQATQEILLKEGFTTPLPDIVDQLEIPTYFVMGKYDYMTSLNAARDYFDELEAPKKDFVVFEESAHYPQFEEKERFAAWLMGVFNF; via the coding sequence ATGTGTAAGAGGTCGATTAAAATATTCAGACGCACCATGCTTAGTATTCTTTTACTCGTAATAATCGCTCTGATCTTTCCAACTTGGACCCCAGGGATCAAGGGAGAGAACAGTATCAGCACGTTAGGACAGGTCGAGATCAATGGTGTTGGTCATGAGGTTATGATTCGCGGGGTAGATCGGAACAATCCTATCCTTCTTTTTGTACATGGTGGCCCGGGTTGCTCCGAGATTCCTTATGTAAGAAAGTATCAGCAGGAGCTTGAGCAACATTTTACCATTGTCCATTATGATCAACGTGGAAGTGGAAAGTCCTATCATTTCATGGAGGATTATTCGGATGTGACTTCAGATGTGCTTGTAGATGATTTGCTGGCATTAACGGATTACGTCACTGCCGAACTGGGGCAAAGAAAGGTTACGCTGGTCGGTCATTCATTTGGTACATACATAGGGACAAAAGCGGCGGCCAAAGCACCTGAAAAATTTGTTGCTTATATAGGTATTGGACAAGTAGCTGATACTGTGCAAAGTGAGTTGGACAGCTTAAACTATACGATCGCACAAGCGAAACAAGCAGACAGCACAGCGGATGTGGAAAGTCTGGAACGTCTTCGGGGTCCGATTGAGCGAGGCGAGCAGTACACACCAAGAAAGTTGGTTCGCAAATATGGCGGTGCGGCCAGACTTATTGATGACAACAGGGATTATATGCTCGGCTTCCTTCTGGGAACCGAATATAATGCGCTAGATGTGATTCGGTATTCCATGGGCGTGCAGGCTACACAAGAAATCCTCCTGAAGGAGGGGTTCACCACCCCTTTGCCAGACATTGTAGATCAGCTGGAGATACCGACTTATTTTGTTATGGGAAAGTATGATTATATGACGTCTCTGAATGCGGCAAGGGATTATTTCGATGAGCTTGAAGCACCCAAAAAAGATTTTGTTGTATTTGAAGAATCGGCTCATTACCCACAGTTCGAGGAGAAAGAACGATTTGCAGCATGGTTGATGGGGGTATTTAACTTTTGA
- a CDS encoding DUF2569 family protein encodes MGSSIWIPYFIKSDRVHNTFVR; translated from the coding sequence GTGGGGTCCTCGATATGGATTCCTTACTTTATAAAGTCAGATCGAGTTCACAATACGTTTGTCAGATAA